The Fulvivirga ligni genome window below encodes:
- the serA gene encoding phosphoglycerate dehydrogenase → MQNGNKYFVIDFDSTFTQVEALDVLADIALEGNPERDQRVQKIKDITDEGMSGKLTLRESLEKRVQILGANKKHLSPLVDALKKKVSKSFKRNKEFLTSHSDNIFIISNGFRDFIVPIVTDYGIKAENVFANEFEFDEKGEIIGYDKNNALSSNNGKVEQLKQLNLQGDVYVIGDGYTDYEIKASGLANKFYAFTENVERANVLANADHITPSLDEFLYLNNLNTAISYPKNRINVLLLENIHPKAIELMKEEGYNVEVYPAGLDEDELCEKIKNVSIIGIRSKTHITAKVLENANRLIAVGAFCIGTNQIDLEACLKKGVAVFNAPFSNTRSVVELAIAEIIVLMRQLADRSSKMHQGQWDKSAKGSFEIRGKKLGIVGYGNIGAQLSVIAESLGLIVSYYDVTEKLALGNVRKAESLEELLNESDIVTLHVDGRPENKDMIGEQEFGWMKDDVIFLNLSRGHVVDITALKKNIESGKVAGAAVDVFPEEPKSNDEEFVSELRGLRNVILSPHIGGSTIEAQENIAQFVPNKIMEYINSGSTSNSVNFPNLQLPSLENAHRLIHIHLNMPGILAKINKVLADHDINIVGQYLKTNETVGYVITDIDKAYDPHVIEALKDIEHTIKFRVLY, encoded by the coding sequence ATGCAGAACGGAAACAAGTATTTTGTAATAGATTTTGATAGCACTTTCACTCAGGTAGAAGCTCTGGATGTACTGGCAGATATTGCGCTGGAAGGCAACCCGGAAAGAGACCAACGAGTACAGAAGATCAAAGACATTACAGATGAAGGCATGAGTGGTAAGCTCACTTTGAGAGAATCTCTGGAAAAGAGAGTTCAGATATTGGGAGCCAACAAAAAACACCTTTCGCCGCTTGTAGATGCGCTTAAAAAGAAAGTATCGAAGAGTTTTAAAAGAAACAAGGAGTTTTTAACCTCTCACTCAGATAACATCTTTATTATTAGCAATGGCTTTCGTGATTTCATAGTGCCTATAGTTACTGATTATGGCATAAAAGCAGAAAATGTATTTGCTAATGAGTTTGAGTTTGATGAAAAAGGTGAGATCATCGGCTATGACAAGAACAACGCACTTTCCAGCAATAATGGAAAAGTAGAGCAGCTGAAGCAACTTAATCTGCAAGGCGATGTTTATGTTATTGGTGATGGCTACACTGACTATGAAATTAAAGCCTCTGGCTTAGCCAATAAGTTTTATGCGTTTACTGAAAATGTAGAACGTGCTAATGTGCTAGCCAATGCTGACCATATTACACCTAGTTTAGACGAATTTTTATATTTGAATAATTTGAATACCGCGATCTCCTACCCTAAGAACAGAATTAACGTCCTTCTTTTAGAAAATATTCACCCTAAAGCCATAGAGCTGATGAAGGAAGAAGGCTATAACGTAGAAGTTTATCCAGCAGGCCTGGATGAAGACGAACTTTGCGAAAAGATTAAGAATGTATCTATTATAGGTATTAGGTCCAAAACTCATATTACTGCCAAGGTTCTTGAAAATGCTAACAGACTTATTGCTGTGGGTGCTTTCTGTATTGGTACTAATCAAATAGACCTGGAAGCATGTCTTAAAAAAGGAGTGGCTGTATTCAACGCACCATTTAGTAACACCAGATCTGTAGTGGAGCTGGCTATTGCTGAAATCATCGTGCTTATGCGTCAGCTTGCTGATAGATCAAGCAAAATGCATCAGGGCCAATGGGATAAATCAGCTAAAGGTAGCTTCGAGATCAGAGGTAAGAAATTGGGTATTGTAGGATACGGAAATATTGGTGCTCAGCTTTCAGTAATCGCTGAATCTCTGGGACTTATAGTGAGTTATTACGATGTTACTGAAAAGCTAGCTTTAGGTAATGTTCGTAAAGCTGAGTCTTTAGAAGAGCTGCTTAATGAGTCTGATATCGTAACCCTTCATGTAGACGGCCGACCAGAGAATAAAGACATGATCGGTGAGCAGGAATTTGGATGGATGAAAGACGATGTCATCTTCCTAAATCTAAGCCGTGGACATGTGGTAGATATCACTGCTCTTAAAAAGAACATAGAAAGTGGCAAGGTTGCTGGCGCAGCCGTTGACGTATTCCCTGAGGAACCTAAGAGCAATGACGAAGAGTTTGTATCTGAACTGAGAGGCCTTAGAAACGTGATTTTAAGTCCACATATTGGTGGTAGCACTATTGAAGCACAAGAAAACATTGCTCAGTTTGTGCCTAATAAGATTATGGAATACATTAACTCTGGTAGTACTTCTAACAGTGTTAACTTCCCTAACCTTCAACTACCATCGCTGGAAAATGCTCACAGGCTTATCCATATTCACTTGAATATGCCTGGTATTTTGGCTAAGATCAATAAGGTATTGGCAGATCATGATATTAACATCGTAGGTCAATACTTAAAGACCAATGAAACAGTGGGTTATGTAATCACTGACATTGATAAAGCCTACGATCCGCATGTAATTGAAGCACTGAAAGATATAGAACATACCATCAAATTCAGAGTGCTCTATTAA
- a CDS encoding PrsW family intramembrane metalloprotease gives MPEKGIDIPFLQFHSETVKSKLSSTGFEKYLFIVLSIFTEMNVVGLLYGLAILLIWFYYVKSLDFFNREKLSFTLSGLGLGMLFTFFTFPLSDLVNSQLNIQWSENEFYNLFVYSTIGIGLVEELIKLVPVLIIFWFSEEIDEPIDFIYYGCLSALGFAFIENLLYLRELGNYLSIGRGLLSVVGHMADTTFVVYGLILYKYKHQKKDAFLIFLFLMIGAFIHGLYDFILFNNHIWLFIFFFPFMIQAWAVLINNAINNSKYFDYKVQFKYNDIKFRIPIFITLLLLFNFVVNAILFGKLNALEGVLGSLTLASVIIIFYSTTVSSYDLHKGYWRPIFTSSFFTEYPLQIFRDNIIIPHNHIDKKIVLHCPPYNHNLAEIFTHGTGTIIERHTLINQKKKNDPYWFKVKLDQQLNVVSDFESEYIFIKILDSQASFIHDEHIRCALKLIPSHLNPEQEMFTTSYLSYGNIIINGEDYELKFS, from the coding sequence TTGCCTGAAAAAGGTATAGATATACCTTTTCTCCAATTTCATTCCGAAACTGTAAAAAGCAAGCTATCCTCTACAGGCTTTGAAAAGTATCTCTTCATTGTACTTAGCATATTTACTGAAATGAATGTAGTAGGCTTGCTATATGGTCTGGCTATTCTGCTAATTTGGTTTTATTACGTAAAGTCGCTGGACTTCTTTAACAGAGAAAAGCTTTCATTTACACTCTCAGGACTAGGCCTGGGTATGCTATTTACATTCTTTACTTTTCCTCTATCTGACCTGGTTAATTCTCAACTGAATATACAATGGTCTGAAAATGAGTTTTATAACCTATTTGTATACTCTACCATAGGTATTGGTCTGGTGGAGGAACTTATAAAACTAGTTCCAGTTTTGATAATCTTTTGGTTTAGTGAAGAGATTGATGAACCTATAGATTTCATATACTATGGCTGTCTGTCAGCTTTAGGTTTCGCCTTTATAGAAAATCTATTGTACTTAAGAGAATTAGGAAATTATCTCTCTATTGGCCGTGGCCTACTCTCAGTGGTTGGTCACATGGCTGATACCACCTTTGTGGTGTATGGTTTGATTTTGTATAAGTATAAACACCAAAAGAAAGATGCATTCCTCATCTTTTTGTTTCTAATGATTGGCGCCTTTATTCACGGTCTCTACGACTTTATATTGTTTAACAATCACATTTGGCTATTCATATTCTTTTTCCCTTTCATGATTCAGGCTTGGGCAGTATTGATTAATAATGCCATTAATAACTCCAAGTATTTTGATTATAAGGTGCAATTCAAATACAATGACATCAAATTCAGAATTCCAATTTTCATCACATTATTGTTGTTATTCAACTTTGTCGTTAACGCAATTCTTTTTGGTAAACTTAACGCTTTAGAAGGTGTTCTGGGATCTCTGACACTGGCCAGTGTAATCATAATATTTTACTCTACTACTGTGAGCAGCTATGACCTACACAAAGGCTATTGGAGGCCAATATTCACTAGTAGCTTTTTCACTGAGTATCCACTTCAAATCTTCAGAGACAATATTATAATACCACATAATCATATTGATAAGAAAATAGTGTTGCACTGCCCTCCCTATAATCATAACCTGGCCGAAATATTTACACATGGCACGGGAACTATTATTGAAAGGCACACTTTAATTAACCAGAAAAAGAAAAACGACCCCTATTGGTTCAAGGTAAAGCTGGACCAACAGCTAAACGTGGTTTCAGATTTTGAAAGCGAATACATTTTTATAAAAATCCTCGATAGTCAGGCTTCATTTATTCATGACGAACATATACGCTGTGCATTAAAGCTTATTCCAAGTCACCTGAATCCAGAACAGGAGATGTTTACTACATCTTATTTATCATATGGTAATATTATTATCAATGGAGAGGATTATGAATTAAAATTCAGCTAA
- a CDS encoding TolB family protein → MKIALILFLAIFISSPILSQSKISPQLFLPEIVSNAYPNRDMAISPDGNEMFFTLQSYKNEFSVILRMTKSKGEWSKPEVAPFSGQFPDLEPFFSPDGKQLFFASKRPISGDQVKKDFDIWVIEKQDGKWQNPKHLGDVINTDKDEFYPSVTKNENLYFTAQYDSSGKGKEDIYCSQWTDGQYTKPYSLSESINSAGYEFNAFVSPDEQFMIFTGYGRSDDLGGGDLYISFKGDNEKWEKAIHLPEGINSSYLDYCPWVSPDGFLYFTSNRRSFSQKNPDLNTALDQLNSIENGFDNIYIIPFKEVLKTLEK, encoded by the coding sequence ATGAAAATTGCGCTGATACTATTTCTGGCCATATTTATTTCTTCTCCTATTCTGAGCCAAAGCAAAATTTCACCACAGCTTTTTTTGCCAGAAATTGTTTCTAACGCTTACCCGAATAGAGACATGGCCATTTCTCCTGATGGCAATGAGATGTTTTTCACCCTCCAGAGCTACAAAAATGAGTTTAGCGTTATCCTACGGATGACTAAAAGTAAAGGTGAATGGAGCAAACCTGAGGTAGCCCCTTTTTCCGGTCAATTTCCAGACCTTGAGCCATTCTTTTCACCTGATGGCAAGCAACTATTCTTTGCCAGCAAAAGACCCATTTCCGGTGATCAAGTAAAGAAGGATTTTGACATTTGGGTTATTGAAAAACAAGATGGAAAATGGCAAAATCCTAAGCACTTAGGCGACGTAATCAACACTGATAAAGACGAGTTTTATCCTTCAGTTACCAAAAATGAAAACCTCTATTTTACGGCACAATATGACTCTTCAGGCAAAGGAAAAGAAGACATTTATTGTAGTCAATGGACTGATGGTCAGTACACTAAACCTTATAGCCTGAGCGAAAGTATTAACTCTGCTGGGTATGAATTCAATGCTTTTGTATCTCCAGATGAGCAATTTATGATTTTCACTGGCTATGGCAGAAGTGATGATCTTGGAGGAGGTGATCTTTATATCAGCTTTAAAGGTGATAATGAAAAATGGGAAAAAGCCATTCACCTGCCCGAAGGCATCAACTCGTCATATCTTGATTACTGCCCCTGGGTCTCCCCTGATGGCTTTCTATATTTCACCAGTAACCGGCGATCATTTTCCCAGAAAAATCCTGACCTAAACACAGCTTTGGATCAACTCAACAGCATAGAAAACGGATTTGACAATATCTATATCATCCCTTTTAAAGAAGTTCTGAAAACCTTGGAAAAGTAA
- a CDS encoding TatD family hydrolase — protein MAASIFNTTYLDFHNHRMKHTQDDEIMEIVSIHPGKDREREYFTAGMHPWWTDEPINDEQRQVLTHLLNENHCLAMGEIGLDNLKGPQMEKQMDVLRSQLSLASELDKPVIIHCVRAYDQLIHIKKEFPEINKWCVHGYGRHAILAQQLIDHGFYLSIMPTVKDDRYKELFSSLPHDRLFLETDSMPDVSIKDVYSRVSKATGIDMTTLSQQMNNNAKEFFSK, from the coding sequence ATGGCTGCATCTATCTTTAACACGACCTATCTGGATTTCCATAATCATCGAATGAAACATACTCAGGATGATGAAATCATGGAGATTGTGTCCATACACCCGGGAAAGGATCGTGAACGAGAATATTTCACGGCAGGAATGCACCCTTGGTGGACAGATGAGCCTATTAATGATGAGCAAAGGCAAGTATTGACTCATCTATTGAACGAAAATCATTGTTTGGCAATGGGAGAAATAGGGCTCGATAATCTCAAAGGGCCTCAAATGGAAAAGCAGATGGATGTGCTCAGAAGTCAGTTATCGCTGGCTTCAGAATTAGACAAACCAGTCATCATTCATTGCGTTAGAGCTTATGATCAGCTCATACATATTAAAAAGGAGTTTCCAGAGATTAACAAATGGTGTGTTCATGGCTATGGCAGGCACGCTATACTGGCTCAGCAGCTCATTGATCATGGGTTTTACCTTTCCATAATGCCCACTGTAAAAGATGATCGATATAAAGAGCTCTTCAGCTCTCTTCCACACGACAGGCTGTTTTTAGAAACGGATAGCATGCCCGATGTTAGCATAAAGGATGTATATTCGCGGGTATCAAAAGCTACTGGTATAGACATGACTACTCTAAGCCAGCAAATGAACAATAACGCAAAAGAATTTTTCAGCAAATGA
- a CDS encoding tRNA threonylcarbamoyladenosine dehydratase, with product MSHWLERTELLIGEEALNKLKNANILVVGLGGVGSYAAETLVRAGLGKITIIDGDEVDPTNKNRQLQALDSTVGKQKAHVLKDRFLDINPDLKIQVVDAFMEPEVMNSFLRENEFDFALDCIDSFVPKMSMILTLRRMKCKFISSMGAGGKLDPSKIKVADISQTRECKFAQQLRKLLKSKGVVKRVLCVYSEEIQIKESLKLTDGSNYKKSFYGTISYMPAMFGMTMAAEVIKRVTK from the coding sequence ATGAGTCACTGGTTAGAACGCACTGAATTATTAATTGGAGAAGAAGCTTTAAACAAGCTCAAAAATGCTAACATTCTGGTTGTAGGACTTGGTGGTGTAGGTAGCTACGCTGCTGAAACCCTGGTAAGAGCCGGATTAGGTAAAATAACCATCATCGATGGTGACGAAGTAGATCCTACTAACAAAAACAGGCAGCTACAGGCGCTAGATTCCACTGTAGGAAAGCAAAAGGCTCATGTGCTTAAAGATCGATTTCTAGACATCAACCCAGATTTAAAAATTCAGGTAGTTGATGCCTTTATGGAACCAGAGGTAATGAACAGTTTCCTGCGTGAAAATGAGTTTGACTTTGCTCTGGATTGTATTGACAGCTTTGTCCCCAAAATGTCTATGATACTGACACTGAGACGAATGAAATGCAAATTTATCTCTTCTATGGGTGCTGGTGGCAAGTTAGATCCGTCAAAAATAAAAGTAGCTGATATTAGCCAGACCCGTGAATGCAAGTTTGCTCAGCAACTCAGAAAACTGCTTAAAAGCAAGGGTGTGGTTAAGCGTGTATTGTGCGTTTACTCTGAGGAAATTCAGATTAAAGAATCATTGAAACTCACTGATGGTTCTAATTATAAAAAGTCGTTTTATGGTACCATCAGCTACATGCCTGCCATGTTTGGTATGACTATGGCCGCCGAAGTAATAAAGCGAGTCACAAAATAA